The Sulfolobus acidocaldarius DSM 639 genome has a window encoding:
- a CDS encoding PTO1314 family radical SAM protein, translated as MSKLKPMTLGNIKRAFLGRGVKKLPLIAGHKLLYTCNLRCKMCPFWRRKDEKLLSLEEEILMLKTLEKSGVLFMGFEGGEPLLRRDLDQILEESYSRFYTSLVTNGWLLRDRVKYISEYLDYLFVSIDGIGEVHDRIRGIPGSFDRAVEGIKEAVRYLPVSLSFTITRENYDQVLDVLELSRKLGVTVSVQVEYDYSTAEKLSPERKKLLEVLNLLIELKRKGYPIVESPEYFQSIINSWYKGVNWRCKPWMLINIDPQGRIVLPCYVLNEYNGDKLVWETNIVKLWNSYPWEQYEKCNKCALACYLEPSLFSWTNFNMVNERIVNNILGYVSNFVKWN; from the coding sequence ATGTCAAAACTTAAGCCCATGACATTAGGAAATATCAAGAGGGCTTTCTTAGGCAGGGGAGTGAAAAAGTTACCTCTCATAGCAGGTCATAAGTTACTCTACACCTGTAACCTTAGATGCAAAATGTGTCCGTTCTGGAGGAGAAAAGATGAAAAACTATTATCACTAGAGGAAGAAATCCTTATGTTAAAGACCTTAGAGAAGTCAGGAGTTCTATTTATGGGATTCGAAGGAGGTGAACCATTACTGAGGAGAGATTTGGACCAGATATTGGAGGAATCTTACAGTAGATTTTATACTTCCTTAGTAACCAACGGTTGGTTGTTAAGGGACAGGGTAAAGTACATTTCAGAATATTTAGATTATCTGTTTGTATCTATTGACGGTATAGGAGAAGTACATGATAGAATAAGAGGTATACCAGGCTCTTTCGACAGAGCTGTTGAGGGCATTAAAGAAGCTGTAAGATATCTTCCAGTCTCGTTAAGCTTTACCATAACTAGAGAGAACTACGATCAAGTTTTAGATGTACTGGAGTTGTCAAGAAAATTAGGTGTAACAGTAAGCGTACAGGTAGAATACGACTATTCAACTGCTGAGAAACTTAGCCCTGAAAGGAAAAAATTGCTGGAAGTATTGAATTTACTTATCGAACTGAAGAGGAAAGGCTATCCGATTGTTGAGTCTCCTGAGTACTTCCAATCCATAATAAATTCCTGGTATAAGGGAGTGAATTGGAGATGCAAGCCCTGGATGTTAATAAACATAGATCCTCAGGGAAGAATAGTTTTACCCTGTTATGTGCTTAATGAGTATAACGGAGACAAGTTAGTGTGGGAGACTAATATAGTTAAACTATGGAACAGTTACCCGTGGGAACAATATGAAAAGTGTAACAAATGTGCATTAGCCTGTTATTTGGAGCCTTCTCTTTTTAGTTGGACCAACTTTAATATGGTGAACGAGAGAATAGTGAATAACATTTTAGGGTATGTCTCAAATTTTGTAAAGTGGAATTAA
- a CDS encoding FAD-binding oxidoreductase yields MIQGIEYEERVEREDFVGFKIRPKMIVYPRTEEDVVKIVNYARETKTPIVTWGAGTSLSGHLICDGCILLDMKYMDNIIEINEIDWYARVQAGVNLERLDKELEKRGFFLPPDPASFFLCSVGGATANSSGGMRGVKYGTFKDWVLALKVVLPNGKVVKIGEPFTKNRGGYDLVHLFVGSEGTLGIITEIWFKIIPLPRRKKYTILAYTDSLEDTAEVIVSLRKNKIMPELAEFVDYQVINALNKHLNAGLEEVRDGGALIISVEEDYLEELKKILGNKKYVVAEGEEAERIYSLRAQAAIALKAEGKTMYIEDIVVPVSRLVEAIRRLREIERAYNVKMPTIAHIGDGNLHPNVIYDDPKVGKKVFEEVAKVAIELGGSVSGEHGIGIQKAKLLGDQIISHNGKEVLELMKRIKDLFDPYDIMNPNKYVELAYKLSENR; encoded by the coding sequence GTGATCCAAGGTATTGAGTATGAGGAACGAGTTGAAAGAGAAGATTTCGTAGGATTCAAAATAAGACCAAAGATGATAGTATACCCAAGAACTGAAGAAGATGTTGTGAAAATAGTTAATTACGCTAGGGAGACTAAAACTCCAATAGTTACATGGGGTGCAGGTACAAGTCTTTCAGGTCATTTAATATGCGACGGATGTATCTTGCTCGATATGAAATACATGGATAACATCATAGAGATAAATGAAATAGACTGGTATGCGAGAGTACAAGCAGGAGTGAACCTAGAGAGGCTAGATAAAGAGTTAGAGAAGAGAGGGTTCTTTCTACCCCCAGACCCAGCTAGTTTCTTCCTATGTAGTGTAGGCGGCGCAACAGCAAACTCATCTGGGGGGATGAGAGGAGTAAAATACGGCACATTTAAGGACTGGGTTCTAGCACTAAAGGTAGTTCTTCCGAATGGTAAAGTGGTGAAAATCGGAGAACCGTTCACTAAGAATAGGGGAGGATACGATCTAGTGCACCTATTTGTGGGGAGTGAGGGAACACTAGGAATAATAACAGAGATATGGTTCAAAATAATACCATTACCCAGAAGGAAAAAGTATACAATTTTAGCATATACCGACAGCCTCGAGGATACCGCTGAAGTAATTGTAAGTCTAAGGAAAAATAAGATAATGCCTGAGTTAGCTGAATTCGTAGATTATCAGGTAATTAATGCTCTAAATAAACATCTTAATGCAGGTCTCGAAGAAGTAAGGGATGGGGGAGCTTTAATTATATCCGTTGAAGAAGACTATTTGGAGGAATTAAAGAAAATACTTGGTAACAAAAAATATGTAGTTGCTGAAGGGGAAGAGGCTGAAAGAATATACTCACTTAGAGCACAAGCTGCCATAGCATTAAAGGCTGAGGGGAAAACAATGTACATAGAGGATATAGTGGTTCCGGTATCTAGACTTGTAGAGGCAATAAGGAGATTAAGGGAAATAGAGAGAGCATATAACGTTAAGATGCCAACTATTGCCCACATAGGAGACGGAAATCTCCACCCTAATGTTATTTATGACGATCCAAAAGTAGGGAAGAAAGTGTTTGAGGAAGTAGCTAAAGTTGCAATAGAGTTAGGTGGATCTGTATCTGGAGAGCACGGAATTGGAATACAAAAGGCGAAACTGCTTGGTGATCAAATAATTTCCCACAACGGTAAGGAGGTACTAGAGTTAATGAAGAGGATTAAAGATCTGTTTGACCCTTACGATATTATGAACCCTAACAAATATGTAGAACTAGCATATAAATTGAGTGAAAATAGATGA
- a CDS encoding nicotinamide-nucleotide adenylyltransferase, with protein sequence MRALFPGRFQPFHLGHLQVVKWLLDRYEELIIMIGSGQESHSPYNPFTAGERLVMVKESLAETGIDLRKVVIFPVMESFTSKNWIRIVEMYSPHFDVIISGNPLVYTVAKEAGYMVERVPMFNRDIYNATRIRKLIMENDLKWMECVPKSVSQFIRDIKGDERIRDVTKNDYTED encoded by the coding sequence ATGAGAGCATTATTCCCAGGAAGATTTCAACCATTTCACTTAGGTCACCTTCAAGTAGTCAAATGGTTGTTGGATAGATATGAGGAATTAATAATTATGATAGGAAGCGGTCAAGAAAGCCATTCACCTTACAACCCATTTACAGCCGGAGAGAGATTAGTTATGGTTAAGGAAAGTCTAGCCGAAACGGGGATCGATTTAAGGAAAGTTGTAATATTTCCTGTGATGGAGTCCTTTACAAGTAAAAACTGGATAAGAATAGTGGAGATGTATTCTCCTCACTTTGATGTAATAATAAGCGGAAATCCTCTAGTTTACACAGTTGCTAAGGAGGCTGGGTATATGGTAGAAAGAGTGCCTATGTTTAACAGGGATATATACAACGCTACCAGAATAAGGAAGCTAATTATGGAAAATGATCTAAAGTGGATGGAATGCGTTCCAAAGAGCGTTAGTCAATTTATAAGAGATATAAAAGGTGATGAAAGGATAAGGGATGTAACAAAGAATGATTATACAGAGGATTGA
- a CDS encoding DUF981 family protein, whose amino-acid sequence MALFIDPLTSQLIVLASSFLVLAYGFIKTYFTVHSSIQEYRESLRSLYMPLLVMGSFMAITGLYGLLVWPLPGSYNILFYDLYPILGLGLMGIAFSLKNNYKLELFGFLALILGLVTIYYGVQGYFKGLTTEPIALLGLYTLVGLASFFFYPVSIFVDNASKGKIFLIIDSVFLILSALLAGYIALEAVPAHLSGFAHWTPFL is encoded by the coding sequence ATGGCATTATTCATAGATCCATTAACAAGTCAACTTATAGTTCTAGCCTCTTCATTTTTAGTTTTAGCTTATGGATTTATAAAGACGTATTTCACTGTCCACAGCTCAATTCAAGAATATCGTGAATCCTTAAGATCTCTTTACATGCCATTACTTGTAATGGGGTCATTTATGGCTATAACGGGATTATATGGTTTATTGGTCTGGCCATTGCCTGGAAGTTATAATATACTATTTTATGATCTTTACCCAATACTTGGTTTAGGCTTAATGGGTATAGCCTTTAGTTTAAAGAACAATTACAAATTAGAGTTATTCGGATTTTTGGCTCTAATACTAGGCTTAGTTACCATATATTACGGCGTTCAGGGCTACTTCAAAGGTTTAACCACTGAACCTATAGCACTGTTGGGTCTTTACACATTAGTAGGTTTAGCTTCGTTCTTCTTCTACCCAGTGTCCATATTTGTAGATAACGCATCAAAAGGGAAAATATTCTTGATCATCGACTCTGTATTCCTAATACTTAGTGCCTTATTAGCAGGATATATAGCATTGGAGGCAGTCCCAGCACATCTAAGTGGTTTCGCCCATTGGACGCCTTTCCTTTAA
- a CDS encoding haloacid dehalogenase type II, giving the protein MKRLNFVLAFDVFGTILDLSSIIQEFRRKQLEYTWLLTILGKFATFEEITKLALQSTLTSRGEMEKFNEELNKWNNLRSHSDAKYLQDMSEIVDIYALSNGSMKEVSMHLEHNGLLKFFKGVVSAEEVKVYKPSPLVYKHFMKSVTPNAYLVSSNPFDVIGAKNAGMGAIYVNRFNQPIDPLGYQPDLVVKDFHELHDWLKRKLVS; this is encoded by the coding sequence ATGAAGAGGTTAAATTTCGTTCTTGCCTTTGATGTTTTCGGGACAATTCTCGATCTCTCATCAATTATTCAGGAATTTAGAAGGAAGCAACTTGAATATACATGGTTACTCACTATTTTAGGTAAATTTGCCACCTTTGAAGAGATAACTAAACTGGCGTTACAAAGTACGTTAACAAGTAGGGGTGAAATGGAAAAGTTTAATGAGGAGTTAAACAAGTGGAATAATTTACGATCACACTCAGACGCTAAGTACTTACAAGACATGTCTGAAATAGTCGATATCTATGCCTTAAGCAATGGTTCGATGAAGGAAGTTTCAATGCACCTTGAACATAATGGATTACTAAAGTTCTTTAAAGGAGTAGTTAGTGCTGAGGAGGTAAAAGTATACAAGCCTTCTCCGTTAGTTTACAAACACTTCATGAAGAGTGTAACTCCTAATGCTTATCTGGTCTCATCAAATCCATTTGATGTGATAGGAGCTAAAAATGCCGGCATGGGTGCAATTTACGTGAATAGATTTAACCAGCCAATAGATCCGTTAGGTTATCAACCTGATTTAGTAGTAAAAGATTTCCATGAGTTACATGATTGGCTAAAAAGAAAATTAGTATCTTAA
- a CDS encoding muconolactone Delta-isomerase: MLFLLWFKVKQPESIDQKKLMEIWTKEAEAALSAVKGGKIKGLYKVSGKREVVAILDVSSHEELDEILETLPITRELGHSVNVDVFPIHPYDNFYELMKKLTK, translated from the coding sequence ATGTTATTCCTCTTGTGGTTCAAAGTTAAGCAACCTGAAAGTATAGACCAAAAGAAGCTCATGGAAATTTGGACTAAAGAAGCAGAGGCTGCGCTTTCAGCCGTGAAGGGTGGGAAAATTAAGGGCTTATATAAGGTAAGTGGTAAAAGAGAAGTTGTAGCTATCCTAGATGTTAGCTCCCATGAGGAATTAGATGAGATACTGGAAACTCTACCAATTACAAGGGAGTTAGGTCATTCAGTGAATGTTGACGTCTTCCCAATACATCCTTATGATAACTTCTACGAGTTAATGAAAAAGCTAACCAAATAA
- a CDS encoding selenium-binding family protein, producing the protein MGLPQVFAPFKRDPTFYPSPKMAINSPPEDLAYVACLYVGTKINRPDYIAVVDVNPKSETYTKVVAKVELPYTGDELHHFGWNACSSSLCPNGRPNVERRFLVVPGLRSSRIYIIDTKLDPRKPNIVKVIQPEEIKKVTGYSRLHTVHCGPDAIYISALGNEVGEEPGGILMLDHYSFEPLGKWEIYREDQKLSYDFWWNLPNEIMVTSEWATPTTIENGLNPEHLKEKYGNRIHFWDLRKRKKISSITLGEENRMALELRPLHDPTKLMGFINLVVSLKDLSSSIWLWFFEDGKWQAQKVIDIPAEPAEGNLPDILKPFKAVPPLVTDIDLSLDDKFLYVSLWGTGELRQYDVSNPFKPVLTGKVKLGGILYRADHPSGNKLTGAPQMVEISRDGRRIYVTNSLYSSWDNQFYPEGVKGWLVKLNANPEGGLDIDKEFFVDFGEARAHQTRLRGGDASSDSYCYP; encoded by the coding sequence ATGGGATTACCTCAGGTATTTGCACCATTTAAGAGAGATCCCACATTTTACCCATCTCCTAAAATGGCTATCAACTCACCTCCTGAGGATCTGGCTTATGTCGCATGTCTCTACGTAGGAACAAAGATCAATAGACCAGATTATATAGCGGTTGTAGATGTTAACCCAAAATCTGAAACCTATACGAAAGTAGTAGCTAAGGTTGAGCTTCCATACACTGGAGATGAACTGCACCACTTCGGCTGGAACGCGTGTAGCTCCTCACTCTGTCCAAATGGGAGACCAAATGTTGAGAGAAGGTTTCTAGTGGTTCCAGGATTACGTTCTTCAAGAATTTACATAATAGACACAAAACTAGATCCTAGAAAACCAAATATCGTTAAAGTTATACAACCAGAGGAGATAAAGAAAGTCACTGGTTACTCAAGGCTTCATACGGTTCATTGTGGACCTGATGCTATATATATCAGCGCACTGGGTAACGAAGTCGGTGAAGAACCTGGAGGAATATTAATGCTTGACCACTATAGTTTCGAACCCTTAGGAAAATGGGAAATTTACAGGGAGGATCAAAAGCTATCATATGACTTCTGGTGGAATCTTCCCAATGAGATTATGGTGACTAGTGAATGGGCTACCCCAACGACGATCGAAAATGGTCTAAATCCTGAACATTTGAAGGAGAAATACGGCAACAGAATTCATTTTTGGGATTTAAGGAAGAGAAAGAAGATTTCGAGCATAACTCTGGGAGAGGAAAACAGGATGGCTTTAGAACTCCGACCCTTACATGACCCTACTAAATTGATGGGATTTATCAATCTAGTAGTTAGCCTTAAAGATCTCAGCAGTTCCATATGGCTCTGGTTTTTCGAAGACGGAAAATGGCAGGCTCAAAAGGTCATCGATATACCAGCAGAGCCTGCAGAGGGTAATTTACCTGATATACTTAAACCTTTTAAGGCAGTCCCTCCTCTAGTAACCGATATTGACCTTAGTCTAGATGATAAGTTTCTATATGTTAGTCTATGGGGCACAGGGGAACTGAGGCAGTACGACGTAAGTAACCCATTTAAGCCCGTTCTCACAGGTAAAGTGAAGTTAGGGGGAATCCTGTACAGAGCTGATCACCCCTCAGGTAATAAACTTACAGGAGCCCCTCAGATGGTGGAAATAAGTAGAGATGGTAGAAGGATTTACGTTACTAACTCGCTTTACAGTTCTTGGGACAATCAATTTTACCCTGAGGGAGTCAAAGGATGGCTAGTCAAACTAAATGCGAACCCCGAGGGAGGACTTGATATAGATAAGGAATTTTTCGTGGATTTTGGAGAGGCTAGAGCACATCAGACGAGGTTAAGAGGAGGAGATGCTTCCTCAGATTCTTATTGTTATCCTTAG
- the acs gene encoding acetate--CoA ligase, which produces MSVSWALPFEQKIIPKKGASKLVDINTYKEIHSQTVKEYRNFWASVASELEWFKPWEKVLDDSNPPFYKWFVGGEINASYLAVDRHAKSWRKNKVAILWEGEPVDERGNPKEVRKLTYHDLYKEVNRVAYLLKEKYKLKKGDTIAIYLPMIPELPIFMLAAARLGVVFTVVFSGFSADALANRINDAEAKLVVTADGGWRRGKIVELKQIVDKALEKTPTVKDVIVVRRTGHKVNMMEGRDKYFDEVIKDIPQNVYVEPERLKSEDPLYILYTSGTTGKPKGIVHDIGGYETLLHATMRWVFDIRDDDIYWCTADIGWVTGHSYIVFGPLTEGATTVMYEGALDYPQPDRWVSIIERHSVTILYTSPTAIRTFMKFGEEWVKKHDTSTVRLIHSVGEPINPEAQDWMWKLVGREEIPFGSTWWMTETGGIMISHLPGLYLIPMKPGTNGMPIMGVEADVVNDDGKPSNLEDRGYLVIKNPWPGMPLTIYKDPERYVKVYWSKFPGMFYAGDYAVKDRDGYFWILGRADEVIKVSGHRLGTYELESALIEHPAVAEAAVVGVPDPVKGEVPYAFVVLRSGQTPSQQLTQEILKTVREKVGPIAVVDKVFFVSKLPKTRSGKIMRRVVKAVVTKAEVGDITTLEDEASVDEVKKAYEEFKAEVGKSS; this is translated from the coding sequence ATGTCCGTATCCTGGGCTCTTCCTTTTGAACAAAAAATAATACCCAAAAAGGGTGCAAGTAAACTAGTAGATATAAATACTTACAAAGAGATTCACAGTCAAACAGTTAAGGAGTATAGAAATTTCTGGGCATCAGTGGCTTCTGAACTGGAATGGTTTAAACCATGGGAGAAGGTCCTAGATGACTCTAATCCTCCATTCTATAAGTGGTTTGTAGGTGGGGAGATTAACGCCTCATACCTAGCTGTAGATAGACATGCTAAAAGTTGGAGAAAGAACAAGGTTGCTATTTTATGGGAAGGAGAACCAGTGGATGAAAGGGGAAATCCTAAAGAAGTGAGGAAGCTAACTTATCACGATCTTTATAAAGAAGTTAATAGGGTAGCCTATCTCCTTAAAGAGAAATACAAGCTGAAGAAGGGTGACACTATTGCCATTTACCTACCCATGATTCCTGAGCTACCTATATTCATGCTAGCAGCTGCCAGACTGGGTGTTGTGTTTACAGTGGTCTTTTCAGGATTTAGCGCTGATGCACTTGCAAACAGGATAAATGATGCTGAGGCAAAGCTTGTTGTAACAGCCGATGGAGGGTGGAGAAGGGGCAAGATAGTAGAGTTGAAGCAAATTGTCGATAAAGCTCTAGAAAAGACACCTACAGTAAAAGATGTTATAGTGGTTAGGAGAACAGGACACAAGGTAAACATGATGGAAGGAAGAGATAAGTATTTTGATGAAGTGATAAAGGATATACCGCAGAATGTTTATGTAGAGCCTGAAAGGCTAAAGTCAGAAGATCCGTTATACATACTTTACACCTCAGGTACTACAGGAAAGCCTAAGGGGATAGTCCATGATATTGGAGGCTACGAGACTCTGCTTCACGCTACCATGAGGTGGGTGTTTGATATAAGGGATGACGATATTTACTGGTGTACCGCAGATATTGGATGGGTCACTGGTCACTCTTACATAGTATTTGGTCCTCTAACAGAGGGTGCAACAACCGTAATGTACGAAGGAGCGCTAGACTATCCACAACCTGATAGGTGGGTCTCGATAATTGAACGCCACAGTGTAACAATACTATACACTTCCCCAACTGCAATTAGGACTTTCATGAAATTTGGAGAAGAATGGGTAAAGAAGCACGATACAAGTACTGTAAGGCTGATTCACTCTGTTGGAGAACCAATAAATCCAGAGGCGCAGGATTGGATGTGGAAATTAGTTGGAAGAGAGGAAATACCATTCGGTTCTACATGGTGGATGACAGAAACCGGAGGAATAATGATAAGCCACTTGCCGGGTCTCTATCTAATTCCAATGAAACCTGGAACTAATGGAATGCCAATAATGGGTGTTGAAGCTGATGTAGTAAATGACGATGGGAAACCCTCTAATTTAGAGGACAGGGGATATCTAGTCATAAAGAACCCGTGGCCAGGAATGCCATTAACAATATACAAGGATCCTGAGAGATACGTTAAAGTGTACTGGAGCAAATTCCCAGGTATGTTTTATGCAGGCGATTATGCAGTGAAGGATAGGGATGGGTACTTCTGGATACTAGGCAGAGCAGATGAAGTCATAAAAGTGTCTGGTCACAGATTAGGTACCTATGAGTTAGAGTCAGCGTTAATTGAACACCCTGCAGTAGCAGAGGCTGCAGTAGTCGGCGTACCTGATCCTGTAAAGGGAGAAGTACCCTATGCGTTCGTGGTGCTCAGATCTGGACAAACTCCCAGCCAACAGTTAACCCAGGAGATTTTGAAGACTGTAAGAGAAAAAGTTGGTCCGATTGCTGTGGTAGACAAAGTGTTCTTTGTTAGTAAATTACCAAAGACCAGAAGTGGGAAAATAATGAGAAGAGTAGTAAAAGCAGTAGTAACTAAGGCAGAAGTAGGAGATATAACAACGTTAGAGGACGAAGCGTCAGTTGACGAAGTTAAGAAGGCTTATGAAGAGTTTAAAGCTGAAGTAGGAAAATCAAGTTAA
- a CDS encoding lipoate--protein ligase family protein — protein sequence MKLRVLISEYPNDPYLNVAIDEALFAYNSIVLRLWRNSTSVVLGVLSRVKDEVNIEVTNQLGIPVIRRITGGGTVYHDMGNFNYTVILENKDVKVKGIDFLYGFLLKGTINALERIIGDRVETYNQTDIAYKHYKISGNAGYISNNKYLLHGTLLINSDLDLLHKTLIIPPKSLRNKGINMIKYRVNNLSYLLGRDIQLDLIISSFTKAFEEILSVDSYVDEITKNELELASMLVRDRYANPNYIFKI from the coding sequence ATGAAATTACGCGTTCTGATAAGTGAGTATCCTAACGATCCTTATTTAAATGTAGCCATAGATGAGGCTCTATTCGCCTATAACAGTATAGTACTGAGACTGTGGAGAAATAGTACCAGTGTAGTTTTGGGAGTACTATCGAGGGTTAAGGATGAAGTGAATATTGAGGTAACTAATCAGTTGGGAATTCCCGTAATTCGTAGGATCACGGGAGGAGGGACAGTTTATCATGACATGGGGAATTTTAACTACACAGTAATTCTTGAAAATAAAGATGTGAAAGTTAAGGGTATAGATTTCCTTTACGGGTTCCTTTTAAAGGGTACAATAAATGCTTTAGAGCGTATAATAGGGGATAGGGTAGAGACTTACAATCAAACTGATATTGCTTACAAGCACTATAAGATTTCAGGAAATGCTGGTTACATATCTAATAACAAGTATCTACTTCACGGAACTCTGCTGATAAACTCAGACCTTGATTTACTACACAAAACTCTGATTATACCGCCCAAGAGTCTGAGAAATAAGGGGATAAACATGATCAAGTACAGGGTTAACAATCTATCATATCTTCTTGGAAGGGATATACAACTAGATTTAATCATTTCATCGTTTACAAAGGCTTTTGAGGAAATTTTAAGTGTAGACAGTTATGTAGACGAGATAACTAAGAATGAGTTAGAACTGGCATCTATGTTAGTAAGAGACAGATATGCAAATCCTAACTATATATTTAAGATTTAA
- a CDS encoding lipoyl domain-containing protein, with protein sequence MQYEIKVPEDIWPRRRDWDGEVVSVYVREGSYVDFDDLVAEVEIEKVVLKILSQVKGRVLKVLVNQGDKVGPGSILALVEVS encoded by the coding sequence GTGCAGTACGAGATTAAGGTACCAGAGGATATTTGGCCAAGGAGGAGGGATTGGGACGGAGAAGTAGTGTCGGTTTATGTAAGAGAGGGGAGTTATGTAGATTTCGACGACCTAGTTGCTGAAGTGGAGATTGAAAAAGTGGTACTGAAAATTTTATCCCAAGTTAAGGGAAGGGTTCTGAAGGTGTTAGTCAACCAGGGAGATAAAGTAGGACCGGGGTCCATATTAGCGTTAGTAGAAGTGAGCTGA
- the lipA gene encoding lipoyl synthase, with translation MKSEVVVRINENFKKLSRIVSEKGISTVCEEALCPNIMECWGSGTATFMIMGDICTRGCRFCYVKKGKPVLLDHEEPIKVAEAVREMGLDYVVITSVDRDDLADGGASHFSQVVKAVKEMNPDVIVEVLTPDFMGNKELVEKVIGSGVDVFAHNVETVRSLTPLVRDARASYEQSLRVLSYAKNVVKKSSILLGLGESLEEVVETMKDLRNVGVDILVLSQYMRPSIKQLEVKKRYNMEEYKELEKIAYSLGFSYVVALPHARTSYRAKEAYLRAMANVKNNNRWS, from the coding sequence ATGAAAAGCGAAGTGGTAGTAAGGATTAATGAGAACTTCAAGAAACTTAGCAGGATAGTGTCTGAGAAAGGGATATCCACTGTATGCGAGGAAGCTCTATGTCCAAATATCATGGAGTGTTGGGGATCAGGAACTGCTACGTTCATGATAATGGGAGATATCTGCACAAGAGGTTGTAGGTTTTGTTATGTAAAAAAGGGTAAACCAGTCCTACTAGACCATGAGGAGCCAATAAAAGTAGCAGAGGCAGTAAGGGAAATGGGTTTAGACTATGTTGTCATAACCAGTGTTGACAGGGATGATTTAGCAGATGGGGGAGCTTCTCATTTTTCTCAAGTTGTTAAAGCCGTGAAAGAGATGAATCCTGACGTCATAGTTGAGGTCCTTACACCAGATTTTATGGGGAATAAAGAACTAGTGGAGAAAGTAATAGGGTCTGGCGTAGACGTATTTGCACACAACGTGGAAACGGTAAGAAGCCTGACTCCATTAGTGAGAGACGCAAGAGCATCATACGAACAAAGTTTAAGAGTACTTAGTTATGCTAAGAACGTTGTCAAAAAATCCTCTATTCTTTTAGGTCTTGGGGAGAGCTTAGAGGAAGTAGTTGAAACCATGAAGGATTTGAGAAATGTCGGTGTAGATATTTTAGTCCTTTCCCAGTACATGAGACCTAGCATTAAACAACTGGAAGTTAAGAAACGTTATAACATGGAAGAGTACAAGGAACTTGAAAAAATAGCTTATTCTTTAGGTTTTTCATATGTCGTTGCACTACCTCACGCTAGAACTTCCTACAGGGCAAAAGAGGCATATTTGAGGGCGATGGCAAATGTTAAGAATAATAATAGATGGTCCTAG
- a CDS encoding lipoate--protein ligase family protein — protein sequence MLRIIIDGPRDPHYNMAIDEAIMGLRPYVKYDTLRIYMWSPSGVSIGRSQDALRAVKIEEIKRLGFKLVRRPTGGGALLHPENDEITYSVVLSLDNQLAKIPVDESASSIAKGIIDALQIIGSSAKVKDFGDKEKHDLCYLRRGSSDVILGGKKISGSAQVRNDKALLQHGTLLLRFEPEVWLRVINAPGYDHEMLRSRIAGLYEFMDVKIEKIIDSLVKGFSKELGDETFIGSLTPEEVQLSLELYQKKYSNDLWNLKGSLEQF from the coding sequence ATGTTAAGAATAATAATAGATGGTCCTAGGGATCCGCATTATAATATGGCAATTGACGAAGCCATAATGGGTCTCAGACCATATGTAAAATATGATACACTGAGAATTTACATGTGGTCTCCTTCAGGTGTTAGTATAGGGAGATCACAAGACGCTCTAAGAGCAGTAAAGATAGAAGAAATAAAGAGGTTAGGGTTTAAGCTAGTGAGAAGACCTACAGGAGGCGGAGCACTTTTACATCCTGAAAATGACGAGATAACCTATAGTGTTGTATTATCACTGGATAACCAATTAGCTAAAATCCCTGTGGATGAATCTGCATCGTCCATAGCCAAAGGTATAATTGATGCTCTACAAATAATAGGTTCTAGTGCTAAGGTAAAGGATTTTGGAGATAAGGAGAAACACGATCTCTGCTACTTGAGAAGAGGATCCAGCGACGTAATCTTAGGAGGGAAGAAGATCTCTGGATCAGCTCAGGTTAGGAACGATAAGGCACTTCTACAACACGGTACACTTCTGCTCAGATTTGAACCTGAGGTTTGGCTAAGGGTTATTAATGCGCCAGGATATGACCACGAAATGCTCAGAAGTAGGATAGCAGGCTTATATGAGTTCATGGACGTAAAAATAGAGAAAATAATTGACAGCTTAGTTAAAGGTTTTTCGAAAGAGTTAGGGGATGAAACTTTTATAGGAAGCCTAACTCCTGAAGAAGTTCAACTATCACTAGAGCTATATCAGAAAAAATATTCTAACGATTTATGGAATCTTAAGGGCTCCCTAGAACAATTTTGA